From Bacillus sp. FSL K6-3431, the proteins below share one genomic window:
- a CDS encoding flavodoxin, with amino-acid sequence MVRILICYASYSGNTKEVAELIEKRLLEEAYSVNVYRIGSGTIPDPSLFDVLMIGTFTWGKGATPDDVKDFVYEIGYKPPNVFIFGTGDTQFGGDTLFCHATDKLAKFYQSSYEPLKIEQSPRGSQETKVMEWTEGVLNIVTNSN; translated from the coding sequence ATGGTGCGAATCTTAATATGTTATGCCAGCTATAGTGGAAATACTAAAGAAGTGGCAGAACTAATAGAGAAGAGATTATTAGAAGAAGCATATTCAGTGAATGTATATAGAATAGGGTCAGGAACCATACCTGATCCTTCCCTTTTTGATGTACTAATGATTGGTACATTTACATGGGGAAAAGGCGCGACACCAGATGATGTCAAAGATTTTGTGTATGAAATCGGCTATAAACCACCTAATGTCTTTATTTTTGGAACAGGTGATACACAATTTGGTGGTGACACATTGTTTTGCCATGCCACTGACAAGCTTGCTAAATTTTATCAATCTTCTTACGAGCCACTAAAAATAGAACAAAGTCCAAGAGGATCACAAGAAACTAAGGTGATGGAATGGAC
- a CDS encoding ribonucleoside-diphosphate reductase subunit alpha: protein MTTMITKDHGNRKLAFDKERLLAFIDKNTLINSAEYKEKIIRSVEAKEEINADHITDLLVNTALENVDEANTQWTYDAAKIYLKELYKKASQNRAFDKELKYGDFYGLLKTLAGKGIYAPNILEKYSRQEIIELASLIDPDRDLLFDYIGLHTLATRYLATDHQKNTYELPQERWLVIALHLMQDEPIEKRSKLVAESYWALSNLYMTVATPTLANAGLAHGQLSSCFIDTVEDSLMGIYNSNTDVARLSKDGGGIGVYMGKVRSRGSSIKGFKGASSGVLPWIKQLNNTAVSVDQLGRRKGAIAVYLDVWHADILSFLDLKLNNGDERQRAHDIFTGVCLPDLFMEQVERRGDWYLFDPYEVKNVMGYSLEDLYDEKKGSGSFREKYDECIQSNALNKTKVPAIQIMARIMKSQLETGTPFMFYRDEVNRKNPNKHEGMVYSSNLCTEIMQNMSPTVQYDETVDGDTIITYKKAGDFVVCNLSSVNLGKAVHANNDDQDVLKRLIPIQVRMLDNVIDLNTIDVKQATITNKKYRAVGLGTFGWHHLLALKGINWESKQAVAFADELYEFISQLTIKASVELAKEKGAYSKFKGSDWQTGDYFKQRGYLKGLHADAWTEIMNDVAEHGMRNGYLMAVAPNSSTSVIANSTASIDPIFKPFYHEEKKDYKLPVVAPDLDHNTYEVYRRSAYIVDQRWSVQQNAARQRHIDQSISFNFYVPNNIKAQVMLDLHLQAWDSGLKTTYYVRSTASDIEDCVWCES, encoded by the coding sequence ATGACTACAATGATTACGAAAGATCATGGTAACCGTAAGTTGGCATTTGACAAGGAACGTTTACTTGCATTTATTGACAAGAATACCTTGATTAACTCAGCAGAATATAAAGAAAAAATTATTCGCAGCGTGGAAGCTAAAGAGGAGATAAATGCTGATCACATTACCGACCTTCTCGTTAACACGGCTTTGGAAAATGTTGATGAAGCAAATACGCAGTGGACATATGATGCAGCAAAGATTTACTTGAAAGAATTATACAAAAAAGCAAGCCAAAATCGTGCATTTGACAAGGAATTAAAATATGGCGATTTTTACGGATTATTAAAAACATTAGCTGGAAAAGGCATTTATGCTCCAAACATTTTAGAAAAGTATAGTAGACAAGAAATTATTGAGTTAGCTAGTTTAATAGATCCTGATCGAGATTTATTGTTTGACTATATCGGTCTACATACATTAGCGACCAGATATTTAGCGACAGACCATCAAAAAAACACATATGAGTTACCTCAAGAACGCTGGTTAGTTATTGCTTTACATCTTATGCAAGACGAACCGATCGAGAAAAGATCAAAGCTCGTAGCAGAAAGCTATTGGGCACTATCCAATCTTTATATGACAGTCGCAACACCTACACTTGCAAATGCAGGACTTGCGCACGGCCAGTTATCAAGTTGCTTTATCGATACAGTCGAGGATTCACTCATGGGAATCTACAACAGTAACACGGACGTTGCTAGACTTTCTAAAGATGGCGGCGGTATCGGAGTGTATATGGGGAAAGTGAGAAGTCGCGGTAGTTCCATTAAAGGTTTTAAGGGAGCATCATCTGGGGTATTACCATGGATAAAACAACTAAACAATACAGCAGTCAGCGTGGATCAGTTAGGTCGTAGGAAAGGAGCTATTGCTGTCTATCTAGACGTATGGCATGCAGACATCCTCTCCTTCCTAGACTTAAAGCTTAACAATGGGGACGAACGACAAAGAGCGCATGATATTTTCACTGGAGTTTGCTTACCTGATCTATTTATGGAACAAGTAGAAAGACGTGGAGATTGGTACTTGTTTGACCCATATGAAGTGAAAAATGTAATGGGGTATTCGCTTGAAGATTTGTACGACGAGAAAAAAGGTTCAGGTTCTTTTAGAGAAAAATACGATGAATGTATTCAAAGTAATGCATTAAATAAAACAAAGGTTCCTGCTATTCAAATCATGGCAAGAATTATGAAATCACAATTAGAAACTGGTACTCCTTTCATGTTCTATCGTGATGAAGTAAATCGAAAGAATCCAAATAAACATGAAGGCATGGTTTATTCTAGTAATTTGTGTACAGAAATAATGCAGAATATGTCCCCTACTGTTCAGTATGATGAAACAGTTGACGGTGACACGATTATCACATATAAAAAAGCTGGCGATTTTGTTGTTTGTAACCTCTCTTCTGTTAACCTTGGAAAAGCTGTTCATGCCAATAATGACGACCAAGACGTATTAAAACGATTAATCCCGATCCAGGTAAGAATGTTAGATAATGTAATCGACCTTAATACGATCGATGTGAAACAGGCGACAATAACGAATAAAAAGTATAGAGCCGTAGGATTAGGTACTTTCGGTTGGCATCACCTTCTAGCACTTAAAGGAATTAATTGGGAGTCAAAACAAGCTGTTGCATTCGCTGATGAACTGTACGAATTCATTTCACAGTTAACAATTAAAGCAAGTGTTGAGTTAGCAAAAGAAAAAGGGGCTTACTCTAAATTTAAAGGCAGCGATTGGCAAACTGGAGATTATTTCAAACAACGCGGCTATTTAAAAGGTCTACATGCAGATGCATGGACAGAAATAATGAATGATGTGGCAGAGCATGGTATGAGAAATGGTTATTTAATGGCTGTTGCACCTAACTCAAGTACATCAGTAATCGCAAACTCAACTGCTAGTATTGATCCGATTTTCAAACCTTTCTATCACGAAGAAAAGAAAGATTATAAATTACCAGTTGTTGCACCAGACCTAGATCATAATACGTACGAAGTATACCGTCGTTCAGCTTATATTGTTGATCAACGTTGGTCCGTACAACAAAATGCAGCTAGACAACGCCATATCGACCAATCTATCTCGTTTAACTTCTACGTTCCGAATAATATTAAAGCACAAGTAATGCTAGACTTACACTTACAAGCATGGGATTCGGGCTTAAAAACAACATATTATGTTCGATCAACAGCATCGGATATTGAGGACTGTGTATGGTGCGAATCTTAA
- a CDS encoding cation diffusion facilitator family transporter produces the protein MDQQKYANLKLAERGAIISIIAYLFLASLKLIIGLMSNSAALKADGLNNTTDIIASIALLIGLKLSQRPADEDHLYGHWKSETIASMVASFIMMTVGLQVVYGAAKSLFDTTKESPDMIAGWVGVFSAVVMYFVYRYNRGLAKRVDSQAVMAAAKDNISDAWVSIGTAIGIFGSQLNMPWLDPLTAAIVGFLICKTAWEIFRDTSHLLTDGFDEEVIETYKETIQEINGVIGVKEIKARNYGNNAVVDIVILVESSLDINSAHDISTKVEKTLMREHDVYAVHVHVEPKVNKD, from the coding sequence ATGGATCAACAAAAATACGCAAATTTAAAATTGGCTGAACGCGGAGCGATAATTAGTATTATCGCTTATCTCTTTTTGGCCAGTTTAAAATTAATTATTGGCCTTATGAGTAATTCAGCTGCCTTAAAAGCAGATGGATTAAATAACACAACAGATATTATTGCTTCCATTGCATTATTAATTGGTTTGAAGTTATCTCAAAGACCGGCAGATGAGGATCATCTTTATGGACATTGGAAAAGTGAGACCATTGCCTCAATGGTTGCTTCATTTATTATGATGACTGTAGGATTACAAGTAGTGTATGGTGCGGCGAAATCTTTATTTGATACTACGAAAGAATCTCCTGATATGATTGCTGGATGGGTTGGTGTTTTTTCTGCTGTCGTAATGTATTTTGTATATAGATACAATCGTGGGTTGGCAAAGAGGGTCGACAGTCAGGCAGTGATGGCTGCAGCAAAGGATAATATTTCCGATGCATGGGTAAGTATTGGAACAGCAATAGGAATTTTTGGTTCACAATTAAATATGCCATGGCTTGATCCATTAACAGCAGCAATTGTTGGATTTTTAATTTGTAAAACGGCATGGGAGATTTTTCGTGATACATCGCACTTATTGACGGATGGTTTTGATGAGGAAGTGATTGAAACATATAAAGAAACGATACAAGAAATAAATGGCGTAATCGGTGTGAAAGAAATCAAGGCAAGGAACTACGGTAATAATGCTGTGGTCGACATCGTCATTCTTGTTGAATCATCTTTGGATATAAACTCTGCGCATGATATCTCTACAAAAGTTGAGAAGACATTAATGAGGGAACATGATGTATATGCTGTACATGTACATGTGGAGCCAAAAGTAAACAAAGATTGA
- a CDS encoding GNAT family N-acetyltransferase, translating to MTLPINPWRYLVFMDHTLVFCEINMNHIPIVNNWYHNDSDSFYVEELTERFIKYVTTNPNHYCWIVYQSNVPVGRVSYEIDNQKAYIDILIRPDYRRKGFGKMIIEQVINRTEISSIKQIVAGIKHTNEASINLFKSVGFDAMENEVDNDGFIDYSFYL from the coding sequence GTGACTTTACCAATAAATCCGTGGAGGTATTTAGTATTTATGGATCATACCCTTGTTTTTTGCGAAATTAATATGAATCATATTCCTATAGTAAATAACTGGTACCACAATGATAGTGATAGCTTTTATGTAGAGGAACTAACAGAACGATTTATAAAGTATGTGACCACAAACCCTAATCATTACTGTTGGATAGTTTATCAAAGTAATGTTCCCGTAGGTAGAGTGTCATATGAAATAGATAATCAAAAAGCTTACATAGATATCCTTATAAGACCTGACTACCGACGCAAAGGTTTCGGGAAAATGATAATTGAACAAGTTATAAATAGAACCGAAATTTCATCAATAAAGCAAATCGTTGCAGGGATTAAACATACCAATGAGGCCAGTATAAATTTATTTAAGTCAGTTGGTTTTGATGCTATGGAAAATGAAGTTGATAACGATGGATTTATTGATTATTCATTTTATTTATAA
- a CDS encoding AraC family transcriptional regulator has translation MGLQTTNIPITEVRLYENQHLRGNHISDHYHDHFQVLYALNGQGKVTLDEKQYEFSRDQVVLIVPNSIHSITAYSKLSVLVLAFSPSALSHYIEDGLLNSLQAHSQYYQLDVVRASEIRQILRKILFEQTDYDSLCKYASPIYLYELLLILIRFNMEKKFDNANDMRSLKLQQYIDTRYFENITAEDLSLKFGISSRYINDIFKEKFHETPLQYLQKVRINRAKELLTESDKDIVSICFEVGYETLSTFYRTFRNIVGMSPNKFRILQKEQME, from the coding sequence TTGGGATTACAGACAACGAATATACCTATAACTGAAGTACGTCTATATGAAAATCAACATTTGAGAGGAAATCATATTTCCGATCATTATCATGATCATTTCCAGGTTTTGTATGCACTTAATGGGCAAGGGAAAGTGACACTAGATGAAAAGCAATATGAATTCTCGAGGGATCAGGTTGTCCTAATTGTTCCAAACTCGATTCATTCTATTACTGCATATTCAAAACTATCTGTTCTTGTCTTGGCTTTTTCCCCATCTGCTTTAAGTCATTATATAGAAGATGGATTATTAAATAGTTTGCAAGCACATTCGCAATACTATCAATTAGATGTCGTTCGGGCTAGTGAAATCAGGCAAATATTACGAAAAATACTTTTTGAACAAACGGACTATGATAGCCTATGCAAATATGCTTCACCAATTTATTTGTATGAATTACTGTTGATTTTAATCCGCTTCAATATGGAAAAGAAATTCGATAATGCTAATGATATGAGATCATTAAAGTTGCAACAATATATTGATACCAGATATTTCGAAAATATAACTGCTGAGGATTTATCACTGAAATTCGGCATCTCATCTCGTTACATCAATGATATATTTAAGGAAAAATTCCATGAAACGCCACTACAATATTTGCAAAAAGTACGAATCAATCGGGCAAAGGAATTGTTAACAGAATCGGATAAAGATATTGTTTCCATTTGCTTTGAAGTAGGATATGAAACACTTTCGACATTTTACCGTACATTTAGAAATATTGTCGGAATGTCTCCAAATAAGTTCCGTATTCTTCAAAAAGAGCAAATGGAGTAG